A portion of the Lolium rigidum isolate FL_2022 chromosome 1, APGP_CSIRO_Lrig_0.1, whole genome shotgun sequence genome contains these proteins:
- the LOC124684269 gene encoding probable calcium-binding protein CML29 yields MATPARRPSNQQQPLTVDFEALSYISRLVEAFQAFDSDNDGLVTAPELRGLLSSLGLNKSEAEARDMLARADGDRDGLLSVEEFLDVMNAGELGLGALGALLQAAVPALESFAGGPDGVLGADELARVLGLMGTASAEDCAEIVACMDGDGDGTITVEEFKLMADLL; encoded by the coding sequence ATGGCAACGCCGGCCCGCCGGCCGTCGAACCAGCAGCAGCCGCTGACGGTGGACTTCGAGGCGCTGAGCTACATCAGCAGGCTCGTGGAGGCGTTCCAGGCGTTCGACTCCGACAACGATGGCCTAGTCACCGCCCCCGAGCTCCGGGGCCTCCTGTCCTCCCTGGGCCTCAACAAgtcggaggcggaggcgcgggacATGCTGGCGCGCGCCGACGGCGACCGTGACGGTCTGCTTAGCGTGGAGGAGTTCCTGGACGTGATGAACGCCGGCGAGCTCGGGCTGGGCGCGCTCGGTGCGCTGCTGCAGGCCGCCGTGCCGGCGCTGGAGTCCTTTGCGGGCGGGCCCGATGGCGTGCTGGGCGCCGATGAGCTTGCCAGGGTGCTGGGCCTCATGGGCACCGCCAGTGCCGAGGATTGCGCGGAGATCGTCGCGTGCAtggacggcgatggagatggcaccaTCACCGTCGAGGAGTTCAAGCTCATGGCCGACCTGCTCTAG